Part of the candidate division KSB1 bacterium genome, TCGGCGTTTTCGTATACCTGGCAACCGATGATTCTGCTGCATTGAGCCAATTGTATTCGCAACCTGAAGCCAATTTTTATCAGCGAGCGGTTCCTCAAGCACCGATAGACCTGCATTATTAGGACCCCGGTTATAAGATAGTGAAAGCAATGCGGTTTGGACCGACCCCAAAGTATCCGCATCATCTAAAGTCGGGAAGCGCTTGGCGATTTTTCCCCAATAGGGTTTCGCTGCAAACTGGAAAATCGTGTCGGCCTGCTCGCGGCTAATCCTGATCGTCTGAAGTACTGCATCGGCTTTGAGAGCTGCTTCAGCAGCGTCTCCTTTTATACCAAGAACTTTTTTAACAGCCGCAAACTGCTCCCCGGTGAACAAATTTTTGTAGGCCGCTTCAATCAGCGAGGAATCCGCATAACCGAGATCGACACCGGGATCCAGGGTGACTCCCGAGGCTCCTTTGGGCCAGTATGGTTTCCCCGCGTGCCCTTCACGAGCGTGAACCCAACTCAAATCGCCTCTAAAACCTTTCAGCACAGACGAATCCACCGCTGGCTCTTGATTTCCCCCAGCATCTGCTAATGCTTTCCAGGTTTTTGAACCAACAATTCCGTCATCTTGCAGGCCGTGTTCACGTTGAAAAGCTTTCACAGCCTTTACGGTTCCCTCTCCAAATAAGCCATCGGTGTCGACAGAGTGGCCGGCTTCCTTCAGTGCCTGCTGCAATCGTTTGACCTCATCGCGTAGTTCGGGCGATGTGTTAGAAAATCCGTCTTTGAGTCTCAATACTATTGCCATGCTCCCCTCCTTTGGTTTGATTAAACGTTATCTTAATCTCTTAATTCGAATCCATTCTCTTTAGAATTTCTCTGAGATTCTCAACTCTCTGCTCTGTCAATGAAGCCATCACCGACACATAAACAAGCGAATACATAGACCCGCCCTCCTCTTCACTCGCTTCAAACTCCGCACTCTTATCTCGAAAAACTATCCAGGCCAGTTGTGCTTCCTTGAGTTTTGTTTTTCGCGCCACACTCAATTTAGACCTTACTTTTTTATAAACCAGATTTAATTCCGCATCCCATTGTTGGTATTGCTGACCCAGACATTCCTGCATTTCAACCGTTGTCATCGCGTCTTCACAAGGATCTTTTGATTCCGGCTCTTGAGCACTACTGACACTAGTTATCAGGAGTGAAATTAACAAAAAAAGTAAGATTCTTTTAATCATGATAGTATCCTTACATCTTTTTTTCTTTAATGGAAAGAAGCAATAAGCCCACTACTGACCTTTTTGATGAAGTTTGACCGGTTTCGAATATTTCGCCCGCATTTTGATGTTTAACATTTCCACACCCACGGAAAACGCCATTGCAAAATAAATGTACCCTTTAGGAATGTGCAACTCCAGGCCTTCGCCAAACAACGCCACGCCGATCAAGATCAGAAAACTCAGGGCAAGCATTTTTATGGTCGGGTGTTGTTCGACAAAGTCACCTATCACCTTAGCAGCAAACATCATCACGCCAACAGAAATAACGATGGCAATGACCATAACCGCGACATGCTCCGCCAGTCCAACGGCGGTTATCACTGAATCCAAAGAAAAGACGATATCGAGAATGGCAATTTGAATCAGGACGCTGGCAAAGCCGGCAGTAGCTTTCCCCTGCTTTTCCTCTTTATATCCTTCCAGGCTATTATGAATTTCATGGGTGCTTTTTGCGAGCAGGAACAACCCGCCAATGATCAGAATAAAATCGCGGCCCGAAAGCTCGTTGCCAAGAATTGTCAACCAAGGTTTGGTTAAGCTCATGACCCAGGTAATCGAAAGCAGAAGAAGAATGCGGGTCAGCATCGCTGCTGCAAG contains:
- a CDS encoding peptidoglycan-binding protein, with amino-acid sequence MAIVLRLKDGFSNTSPELRDEVKRLQQALKEAGHSVDTDGLFGEGTVKAVKAFQREHGLQDDGIVGSKTWKALADAGGNQEPAVDSSVLKGFRGDLSWVHAREGHAGKPYWPKGASGVTLDPGVDLGYADSSLIEAAYKNLFTGEQFAAVKKVLGIKGDAAEAALKADAVLQTIRISREQADTIFQFAAKPYWGKIAKRFPTLDDADTLGSVQTALLSLSYNRGPNNAGLSVLEEPLADKNWLQVANTIGSMQQNHRLPGIRKRRKMEADLIRKELA
- a CDS encoding DUF1311 domain-containing protein, which produces MIKRILLFLLISLLITSVSSAQEPESKDPCEDAMTTVEMQECLGQQYQQWDAELNLVYKKVRSKLSVARKTKLKEAQLAWIVFRDKSAEFEASEEEGGSMYSLVYVSVMASLTEQRVENLREILKRMDSN
- a CDS encoding TerC family protein, with the protein product MDWISDPQAWIALATLTALEIVLGIDNIIFITILAGRLPEEQRNRARTLGLAAAMLTRILLLLSITWVMSLTKPWLTILGNELSGRDFILIIGGLFLLAKSTHEIHNSLEGYKEEKQGKATAGFASVLIQIAILDIVFSLDSVITAVGLAEHVAVMVIAIVISVGVMMFAAKVIGDFVEQHPTIKMLALSFLILIGVALFGEGLELHIPKGYIYFAMAFSVGVEMLNIKMRAKYSKPVKLHQKGQ